The following proteins are co-located in the Deinococcus apachensis DSM 19763 genome:
- a CDS encoding glycosyltransferase, translating into MVVSYNRIALLHQCLGALLRQTQTDLDILVVDNASTQEGYESLADEYKGVRFLRQEKNIGGAGGFHVGLKEARQGDYDFYWVMDDDVIPSPDALSCLLRAFGISQFSYACSLVYSRSGKIMNVPNVKTMSSGFYPDWAEYLPDRLVKVTNATFVSVIIPKASIDRYGLPIYDMFIWGDDTEYTLRLTQDEEAVLVGSSTVVHAREIDEPINIRSEKLGSRIHLYYFYYRNNLYINRTYFKWTRAAKFTVQAISDAVAVLAKRDGIRKSLVVVRGVLDGWKYSPGPAQPVGNGVGVKG; encoded by the coding sequence GTGGTCGTTTCGTACAATCGAATAGCCCTGCTTCATCAATGTCTGGGAGCATTACTCCGCCAAACACAGACCGACCTCGACATCCTTGTTGTCGATAACGCCAGTACTCAGGAAGGGTACGAGTCGCTGGCCGATGAGTACAAAGGGGTGCGCTTCCTCCGTCAAGAGAAAAATATTGGGGGTGCCGGGGGCTTTCATGTGGGCCTCAAGGAGGCCAGACAGGGTGACTACGATTTCTACTGGGTGATGGACGACGACGTGATTCCTTCGCCTGACGCCCTGTCCTGCCTGCTGAGGGCCTTTGGGATTTCCCAATTCTCCTATGCCTGTAGTCTGGTCTACAGCAGGAGCGGGAAGATCATGAATGTTCCCAATGTTAAGACCATGAGTAGTGGCTTCTACCCGGATTGGGCCGAGTACCTCCCCGACAGGTTAGTCAAGGTGACGAACGCCACCTTCGTCTCGGTGATCATCCCCAAAGCCTCTATAGACAGATATGGGCTCCCCATCTATGACATGTTTATCTGGGGTGACGATACCGAATACACGCTGCGGTTGACACAAGACGAAGAGGCGGTGCTGGTTGGAAGCTCTACAGTCGTTCACGCACGTGAGATAGACGAACCCATTAACATAAGGTCGGAAAAGTTAGGCTCTCGAATTCATCTCTACTACTTCTATTACCGGAACAACTTGTACATCAATCGGACCTATTTCAAGTGGACTCGGGCCGCAAAATTTACGGTGCAGGCCATATCGGATGCTGTTGCTGTGCTGGCGAAGCGAGACGGCATCCGCAAATCCCTGGTGGTCGTTCGCGGCGTGCTGGACGGCTGGAAGTATAGTCCCGGCCCGGCGCAGCCCGTAGGAAATGGTGTTGGGGTAAAGGGCTAA